A genomic window from Terriglobia bacterium includes:
- a CDS encoding sulfide dehydrogenase, translating to MKTRVPVLILLSCAVIFLAGFAVYAQLQNGDYQPPALGQLQQPAPPDLAPDSRYGGASYPLYPPELAPGDGKAEVEGYCGMCHSTRYITMQPPLPAAVWEAEVNKMKKALGATIPDAVAPKIIHYLQTHYTPETRQP from the coding sequence ATGAAAACAAGAGTGCCGGTCCTGATTCTTCTCTCCTGCGCCGTTATCTTCCTCGCAGGCTTCGCGGTCTACGCCCAGCTCCAGAACGGCGATTACCAGCCCCCGGCGCTCGGCCAATTGCAGCAGCCCGCCCCGCCCGATCTCGCCCCGGACTCCCGCTACGGCGGCGCTTCCTATCCTCTCTACCCGCCGGAGCTGGCCCCCGGCGACGGCAAAGCGGAAGTCGAAGGCTACTGCGGCATGTGCCACAGCACCCGCTACATCACCATGCAGCCGCCCCTGCCCGCCGCCGTCTGGGAAGCCGAAGTCAACAAAATGAAAAAGGCTCTCGGCGCCACCATCCCCGACGCCGTCGCCCCCAAAATCATCCACTACCTGCAAACCCACTACACCCCGGAAACCCGCCAGCCGTAG
- a CDS encoding molybdopterin-dependent oxidoreductase, producing MNRIAHELSRRGLLKLLGATTGGLALAGWTAANDALAQEPVPAAPLQTFTGPGANPYWNSVGPYVSEPQKAPLILLTDRPVQLETPRHYFRTAFTPNEAFYVRWHLDGIPNAVDLKTWKLTIDGNVEKPLSFTLPDLMSKFKPVSLAAVNQCSGNSRSRFQPRVPGGQWGHGAMGNALWTGVRLRELLDAAKVKPGSLQVQVQGLETGSGPKGFGSNRFLKSLDLTNPALDEAVVAYLMNGEPLPVLNGFPVRLIVPGYFATYWTKCLTWIRVLDQPDENFWVKTAYRVPDTPRGNTTPAEMQAGAVKTIPINRMVVRSFLISPDGGSKIPAGMTVTLRGIAFSGNGRVIKTEISEDGGKTWFAARLGEDHGPYSFRTWEALWTPKSPGRYTVAVRATDEKGNIQPDEPVWNPGGYLWNRIERQEFIVGSAG from the coding sequence ATGAACCGAATCGCTCATGAACTTTCCCGCCGCGGCCTGCTGAAGCTGCTCGGCGCAACCACCGGCGGCCTCGCCCTCGCCGGCTGGACCGCCGCCAACGACGCCCTCGCCCAGGAGCCGGTCCCCGCCGCTCCCCTCCAGACCTTCACCGGCCCCGGCGCCAATCCCTACTGGAATTCCGTCGGCCCCTACGTCAGCGAGCCGCAAAAGGCCCCGCTCATTCTCCTCACCGACCGCCCCGTGCAGCTCGAAACCCCGCGCCACTACTTTCGCACCGCCTTCACCCCCAACGAAGCCTTCTACGTGCGCTGGCATCTCGACGGCATCCCCAACGCCGTGGACCTCAAAACCTGGAAGCTGACCATCGATGGCAACGTCGAGAAGCCTCTCTCCTTCACCCTTCCCGACCTCATGTCCAAATTCAAGCCCGTCTCCCTCGCCGCCGTCAACCAGTGCTCCGGCAACAGCCGCAGCCGCTTCCAGCCCCGCGTCCCCGGCGGGCAATGGGGCCACGGCGCCATGGGCAACGCCCTGTGGACCGGCGTGCGTCTGCGTGAGCTCCTCGACGCCGCCAAAGTGAAACCCGGCTCCCTGCAAGTCCAGGTTCAGGGTCTCGAGACCGGCTCCGGCCCCAAAGGCTTCGGCTCCAACCGCTTCCTCAAGTCCCTGGACCTCACCAATCCCGCGCTCGACGAAGCCGTGGTCGCCTACCTCATGAATGGCGAGCCCCTGCCCGTCCTCAACGGCTTCCCCGTGCGCCTGATCGTCCCCGGCTACTTCGCCACCTATTGGACGAAGTGCCTCACTTGGATCCGCGTCCTCGACCAGCCCGATGAAAATTTCTGGGTCAAGACCGCCTACCGCGTTCCCGATACCCCGCGCGGCAACACCACTCCCGCGGAGATGCAGGCCGGCGCCGTCAAAACCATCCCCATCAATCGCATGGTCGTCCGCTCGTTTCTCATCTCCCCGGACGGCGGCTCGAAGATCCCCGCCGGCATGACCGTAACCCTGCGCGGCATCGCTTTCAGCGGCAACGGCCGCGTCATCAAAACCGAAATTTCCGAGGACGGCGGCAAGACCTGGTTCGCCGCCCGGCTCGGCGAGGATCACGGCCCCTACTCCTTCCGCACCTGGGAGGCGCTGTGGACCCCGAAATCCCCGGGCCGCTATACCGTGGCCGTGCGCGCCACGGATGAAAAAGGAAACATCCAGCCCGATGAGCCGGTCTGGAATCCCGGCGGCTATCTCTGGAATCGCATCGAGCGCCAGGAATTCATCGTCGGAAGCGCGGGATAA
- a CDS encoding B12-binding domain-containing radical SAM protein yields MRILLYNPDNGVTRNFMPHLWMFLLKALTPAGHEVLLIDGNAQPMDEEGIARYVREQNIGLVGIGAMTRMIAKAYRVADAVRAAGVPVVMGGPHVTEMAEEALGRNGGSRHADAVALGEADQTWPRIVADAAQGKLKDIYAPVDAFGQESKPSLEAYPEIPWDKIDLEQFNLVPKVATPLLRKLGAGWGTFRIIPVESGRGCPYGCEFCTVTGFFGDSIRFRSNESVVNELLLLKARATKERGQMAVFFIDDNFAINVKRTKSLLRDIIAAGAQVHWVAQISANLLRDEELVDLIAAAGGKWIFIGMESIDPANLKDVNKGFNKPGEYAAVLERLAQRNVFAITSFIFGMDNDTTGVAERTLQEIRGWPPGLPIFGLLTPLPGTPLFKRLEAAGRLTRPKHWQEFIPFAMAHTPLKMSIAEAHAEVKKGWANSYSPEAIEHAVNSVGHKPLGYRVNILISRLCFRGIYFPQMGPRAWWQVLKENRRVIFSLMKEGYRAWRGVPAAVVPDLGSDAGAVAPSLEQ; encoded by the coding sequence TTGCGAATTCTTCTGTACAACCCGGATAACGGCGTCACGCGCAATTTCATGCCGCATCTTTGGATGTTTTTGCTGAAAGCGCTCACGCCGGCCGGCCATGAGGTCCTGCTCATTGACGGGAATGCGCAGCCCATGGATGAAGAAGGCATCGCGCGATACGTGCGCGAACAAAACATCGGACTCGTGGGCATCGGAGCCATGACGCGCATGATCGCCAAAGCGTATCGCGTCGCCGACGCGGTGCGCGCAGCAGGCGTGCCGGTGGTGATGGGCGGGCCGCACGTGACCGAAATGGCCGAGGAAGCGCTGGGGCGAAACGGCGGATCACGTCATGCGGATGCGGTAGCGCTCGGGGAGGCCGATCAAACGTGGCCGCGAATCGTGGCGGACGCGGCGCAGGGCAAGCTGAAGGATATTTACGCCCCCGTGGATGCGTTTGGCCAGGAAAGCAAACCTTCCCTGGAGGCGTATCCGGAAATTCCGTGGGACAAAATCGACCTGGAGCAATTTAATCTGGTTCCCAAAGTGGCGACCCCGCTGCTGCGCAAGCTGGGGGCCGGGTGGGGAACGTTCCGCATCATTCCGGTGGAATCCGGGCGCGGTTGTCCTTACGGATGCGAGTTCTGCACGGTCACCGGCTTTTTTGGAGACTCGATCCGCTTCCGCAGCAACGAAAGCGTGGTCAACGAGCTGCTGCTATTAAAGGCGCGCGCAACGAAAGAGCGCGGGCAGATGGCCGTCTTTTTCATCGACGACAACTTTGCGATCAATGTGAAGCGCACCAAGTCTCTTCTGCGGGACATCATCGCCGCCGGCGCCCAGGTGCACTGGGTGGCGCAGATCAGCGCCAATCTGCTGCGCGACGAGGAACTGGTGGACCTGATCGCAGCGGCGGGCGGCAAGTGGATCTTCATCGGCATGGAGTCCATCGATCCCGCCAACCTCAAGGACGTGAACAAAGGGTTCAACAAGCCGGGTGAGTATGCGGCGGTGCTGGAGAGATTGGCGCAGCGCAACGTCTTTGCCATTACATCGTTTATTTTCGGGATGGATAACGACACCACGGGAGTTGCGGAACGCACGCTGCAGGAAATCCGCGGTTGGCCTCCCGGGCTGCCCATATTTGGTTTACTTACCCCGCTGCCCGGGACGCCACTTTTCAAAAGACTGGAAGCTGCGGGGCGTTTGACGCGGCCGAAGCATTGGCAGGAATTTATACCCTTCGCGATGGCGCACACGCCGCTGAAAATGAGCATCGCGGAAGCACATGCCGAGGTGAAGAAGGGCTGGGCCAATTCCTATAGCCCGGAAGCCATCGAACATGCCGTCAACTCAGTGGGTCACAAACCTCTTGGGTACCGTGTAAACATTCTGATCTCACGCCTCTGTTTTCGCGGGATCTACTTCCCGCAGATGGGTCCACGGGCCTGGTGGCAGGTGCTGAAAGAAAATCGCCGGGTGATCTTCAGTCTTATGAAGGAGGGTTACCGCGCCTGGCGTGGAGTTCCCGCTGCTGTCGTACCGGACTTGGGATCGGATGCGGGAGCCGTCGCTCCTTCCCTGGAACAATAA
- the murA gene encoding UDP-N-acetylglucosamine 1-carboxyvinyltransferase, whose protein sequence is MDKFLIRGGKPLHGTVAISGAKNSALPLMAAALLTAEPVKLHNIPRVRDIITMGKLLAHMSAHVFTQEFPATDYLIEAATLNDAEAPYELVRTMRASILTLGPLVARLGKARVSLPGGCAIGARPVDLHLSALEKMGAEITTSHGYVEAAVPKGGRLQGAHIVFEKITVTGTENILMAAALAEGETILENSAREPEITDLLELLRKMGADISGDGTSTLRIRGKDKLHGAEHTVIPDRIEAGTFLVAGAITGGDLLLTGCAPEHLGAVLEKLRQTGVRIDTDTPGTMRVRPAKNLVAADVTTEEYPGFATDMQAQYMALATQAEGTSIITETIFENRFLHASEMMRMGANISIDGRRAVVRGPAPLTGTSVLASDLRASASLVLAGLVAQGETLIDRVYHIDRGYEGIVEKLSAVGADIHRVHAPSS, encoded by the coding sequence ATGGACAAATTCCTCATTCGCGGCGGCAAGCCGCTGCACGGCACGGTGGCCATCAGCGGCGCCAAGAACTCCGCGCTGCCGTTGATGGCCGCGGCCCTGCTCACCGCCGAACCCGTCAAGCTCCACAACATCCCCCGCGTCCGCGACATCATCACCATGGGCAAACTCCTCGCGCACATGTCCGCGCACGTCTTCACTCAGGAATTTCCCGCCACCGACTACCTCATCGAAGCCGCCACCCTCAACGACGCCGAAGCTCCCTACGAGCTTGTGCGCACCATGCGCGCCTCCATCCTCACCCTCGGCCCGCTCGTCGCCCGCCTCGGCAAGGCCCGCGTCTCCCTCCCCGGCGGCTGCGCCATCGGCGCCCGCCCCGTGGATCTCCATCTCTCCGCCCTCGAAAAAATGGGCGCGGAGATCACCACCAGCCACGGCTACGTCGAAGCCGCCGTACCCAAAGGCGGCCGCCTCCAGGGCGCGCACATCGTCTTTGAAAAGATCACCGTCACCGGCACGGAAAATATCCTCATGGCCGCGGCTCTCGCCGAGGGCGAAACCATCCTCGAAAATTCCGCGCGCGAGCCGGAGATCACCGACCTCCTCGAGCTCCTCCGCAAGATGGGCGCGGACATTTCCGGCGACGGCACCTCCACCCTGCGCATTCGCGGCAAGGATAAGCTGCACGGCGCCGAGCACACCGTCATCCCCGACCGCATCGAAGCCGGCACCTTCCTCGTCGCCGGCGCCATCACCGGCGGTGATCTCCTCCTCACCGGCTGCGCCCCCGAACACCTCGGCGCCGTCCTCGAGAAGCTTCGCCAGACCGGCGTGCGCATTGACACGGACACTCCCGGCACCATGCGCGTCCGCCCCGCCAAAAATCTCGTGGCCGCCGACGTCACCACCGAGGAGTACCCCGGCTTCGCCACCGACATGCAGGCCCAGTACATGGCCCTGGCCACTCAGGCCGAAGGCACCTCCATCATCACCGAAACCATCTTCGAGAACCGCTTCCTCCACGCCAGCGAAATGATGCGCATGGGCGCCAACATCTCCATCGACGGCCGCCGCGCCGTCGTTCGCGGCCCCGCTCCCCTCACCGGCACCTCCGTCCTCGCCTCCGACCTCCGCGCCAGCGCCTCCCTGGTCCTCGCCGGCCTCGTCGCCCAGGGCGAAACCCTCATCGACCGCGTCTACCATATCGACCGCGGCTACGAAGGCATCGTCGAAAAACTCTCCGCCGTCGGCGCGGACATCCACCGCGTCCACGCCCCCTCCTCCTAA
- the murQ gene encoding N-acetylmuramic acid 6-phosphate etherase: MPPRKNAVRRTEQRNPASRGLDRLSSEKILRVMNREDTKVPRAVAREIPAIARAVDAIVRAIRSGGRLFYVGAGTSGRLAVLDAAECPPTFGTSPRLVQAVIAGGRRALTGAVEGAEDSYPHGARDLRRKNLTARDVVVGIAASGATPYVLGALAYARQRRAVTVAITSDPGSSLARAARIPIVPAVGSEVLTGSTRLKAGTAQKLVLNMLSTAAMARLGHVYDNWMIDVALTNRKLRRRGLRILSEASGRRPSAAAHALRQARHDLRAALVMLKRGVTAREARTLLRRAGGNLRRALGE; this comes from the coding sequence ATGCCTCCCCGCAAGAACGCCGTCCGCCGCACCGAACAGCGCAACCCCGCCTCGCGCGGCCTGGACCGCCTCTCCTCGGAAAAAATTCTCCGCGTGATGAACCGCGAAGACACCAAGGTCCCCCGCGCCGTCGCCCGCGAAATTCCCGCGATCGCCCGCGCCGTGGACGCCATCGTCCGCGCCATCCGCAGCGGCGGCAGGCTTTTCTACGTCGGCGCCGGCACCAGCGGCCGCCTCGCCGTCCTCGACGCCGCCGAGTGCCCGCCCACCTTCGGCACCTCCCCCCGCCTCGTGCAGGCGGTGATCGCCGGAGGCCGCCGCGCCCTCACCGGCGCCGTCGAAGGCGCGGAAGATTCCTACCCCCACGGTGCGCGCGACCTGCGGCGCAAGAACCTCACCGCCCGCGACGTCGTCGTCGGCATCGCCGCCAGCGGCGCCACTCCCTACGTCCTCGGCGCGCTCGCCTATGCACGCCAGCGCCGCGCCGTCACCGTGGCCATCACTTCCGATCCCGGTTCGTCCCTGGCCCGCGCCGCCCGCATCCCCATCGTTCCTGCCGTCGGCTCCGAAGTCCTCACCGGCTCCACGCGCCTGAAAGCCGGCACCGCACAGAAATTGGTCCTCAACATGCTCTCTACCGCCGCGATGGCGCGCCTCGGCCATGTGTACGATAATTGGATGATTGACGTGGCGCTGACCAATCGGAAGTTACGCCGGCGCGGCTTGCGCATCCTCAGCGAAGCAAGCGGCCGCCGGCCGTCTGCCGCGGCACACGCCCTGCGTCAGGCCCGACATGATCTCCGCGCCGCGCTGGTCATGCTCAAGCGCGGCGTCACGGCTCGCGAAGCGCGCACTCTCCTGCGGCGCGCCGGCGGCAATCTCCGCCGCGCGCTCGGCGAGTAG
- a CDS encoding serine hydrolase, producing MKGRIAGLFLLPLLLLMANTSRSHSRSTPQAKPPAPAAKKAKPDQRRLSPAAEKWVESTLRKMSVEEKVGQLLFTTYHGSLLATDRAPYAELQHDIQKLHVGGLINATLISPLGIVKSQAYPSAVLANQFQSMAKLPLLIGADFERGTAMRLDEGTSFPMAMAVAAAGRPQDAYTMGKITALEARATGIQWIYAPDADVNSNPANPIINTRSFGEDPARVSQFVTQFIRGVEDNGALATAKHFPGHGDTSTDSHLDLPVVHADKERLDRLELAPFRAAIAAGVSSIMTGHLSVPALEPDPDTPATLSSNILTGLLRQRLGFHGLIVTDAMNMGGITVRYAPGEAAVRAVLAGADCLLMPPVPNAAFEALKDAVASGRIPRQRLDESVRRILRAKARLGLQKNRLVDVNALNNHFAKTGFEQAAQDIGDRGITLLRDTAHLLPLDPTKPVRALLLAVSGDPEPYPAEDLERELRWRVDSLTTVRTDTQFVLAQTVKLPPPGSYDVAIVALFVRVSDRKGSVELPAEQAALVRQVFSSGKPVVCIGFGSPYLIERFPQAETWLAAMGISDVVQISAARALFGQIAIAGRLPVSIPAANLKAGDGIALPANPMTLEPMDTRGEALLHPAYGVIERAVADKAFPGAVLAVGYRGKLAVHPFGNLSYAAKSPAVTPATIYDIASLSKVVSTTTLTARLVEGDFPVPLDLDLPIERYLPEWKTGPQPEWRHRVTARHLLTHTSGLPPFKEYWRTSKSKRETLAAIFAEPLESEPGAKEVYSDLGIILLGEIIERLTGQPLDALAQQQLFVPLGMHDTQYNPPKKLWPLIAPTEFDKILRKRLVQGQVHDENAFVMGGVAGHAGLFSTAPDLAVFCQMLLNGGIYAHHRLLRRSTVVQFTAPEKLANGARTLGWAVPTENSSSGHFFSPHSFGHTGFTGTSIWIDPDRQLFVILLTNRVHPTRENHKIADVRPAVHDAVLQGLGLAPAAASPASAPR from the coding sequence ATGAAAGGACGCATCGCCGGACTCTTTCTTCTTCCACTGCTTCTTCTTATGGCCAACACTTCGCGCAGCCACAGCCGCTCCACACCGCAGGCGAAACCCCCGGCTCCAGCCGCGAAAAAAGCCAAGCCGGACCAGCGCCGCCTCTCTCCCGCCGCCGAGAAGTGGGTCGAATCCACACTCCGCAAGATGAGTGTCGAGGAAAAGGTCGGCCAGCTGCTCTTCACCACCTATCACGGCAGCCTGCTGGCTACCGACCGCGCGCCCTACGCGGAACTCCAGCACGACATCCAGAAGCTGCACGTCGGCGGCCTCATCAACGCCACCCTGATCTCGCCCCTGGGCATCGTCAAAAGCCAGGCCTACCCCAGCGCCGTCCTCGCCAACCAATTCCAGTCCATGGCCAAGCTTCCCCTGCTCATCGGCGCCGACTTCGAGCGCGGCACCGCCATGCGCCTCGACGAAGGCACCTCCTTCCCCATGGCCATGGCCGTCGCCGCCGCCGGCCGCCCGCAGGACGCCTACACTATGGGCAAGATCACCGCTCTCGAAGCCCGCGCTACCGGTATCCAGTGGATTTACGCCCCCGATGCCGACGTCAACAGCAATCCCGCCAATCCCATCATCAACACCCGCTCCTTCGGCGAAGATCCCGCGCGCGTCTCCCAATTCGTCACGCAGTTCATCCGCGGCGTCGAGGATAACGGCGCCCTGGCCACCGCCAAGCACTTCCCCGGCCACGGCGACACCTCCACCGACTCGCACCTCGATCTCCCTGTGGTCCACGCCGATAAAGAGCGCCTCGACCGGCTCGAGCTCGCGCCCTTCCGCGCCGCCATCGCCGCCGGCGTCAGCTCCATCATGACCGGCCACCTCTCCGTCCCCGCTCTGGAGCCCGATCCCGACACGCCCGCTACGCTCTCTTCCAACATCCTCACCGGCCTGCTGCGCCAGCGACTCGGCTTCCACGGCCTCATCGTCACCGATGCCATGAACATGGGTGGCATCACCGTGCGCTACGCCCCCGGCGAAGCCGCCGTGCGCGCCGTCCTCGCCGGCGCTGATTGCCTGCTCATGCCCCCGGTGCCCAACGCCGCCTTCGAAGCCCTCAAAGACGCCGTGGCCTCCGGCCGCATCCCGCGCCAGCGCCTCGACGAATCCGTGCGCCGCATTCTCCGCGCCAAGGCCCGCCTCGGCCTCCAGAAAAATCGCCTGGTGGACGTCAACGCACTCAACAACCACTTTGCCAAAACCGGCTTCGAGCAGGCCGCGCAAGACATCGGCGACCGCGGCATCACCCTGCTCCGCGACACCGCGCACCTTCTCCCTCTCGACCCCACCAAGCCCGTTCGCGCACTCCTTCTCGCCGTCTCCGGCGATCCCGAACCTTACCCCGCCGAAGACCTCGAGCGCGAGCTGCGCTGGCGCGTCGATTCCCTCACCACCGTGCGCACCGACACCCAATTCGTGCTGGCCCAAACCGTCAAGCTCCCGCCTCCTGGCAGCTATGACGTAGCCATCGTCGCCCTCTTCGTCCGCGTCAGCGACCGCAAAGGCAGCGTCGAACTTCCCGCGGAGCAGGCCGCGCTCGTCCGGCAGGTCTTCTCCAGCGGCAAGCCCGTCGTCTGCATCGGCTTCGGCAGCCCCTATCTCATCGAGCGCTTTCCCCAGGCGGAAACCTGGCTGGCGGCAATGGGCATCAGTGATGTCGTGCAGATCTCCGCCGCGCGCGCCCTCTTCGGCCAGATCGCCATCGCCGGGCGCCTGCCCGTCAGCATTCCCGCCGCCAATCTCAAGGCCGGCGACGGCATCGCTCTCCCCGCCAATCCCATGACCCTCGAGCCCATGGACACCCGCGGCGAAGCCCTGCTCCACCCGGCCTACGGCGTGATCGAGCGTGCCGTCGCCGACAAAGCCTTTCCCGGCGCGGTCTTGGCCGTCGGCTACCGCGGCAAGCTCGCCGTGCACCCCTTCGGCAACCTCAGCTACGCCGCCAAATCTCCCGCCGTCACCCCCGCCACCATTTACGACATCGCCTCGCTCAGCAAAGTCGTCAGCACCACCACGCTCACCGCGCGCCTGGTCGAGGGGGACTTCCCCGTTCCTCTCGATCTGGACCTGCCCATCGAGCGCTATCTCCCCGAATGGAAGACCGGCCCGCAGCCCGAATGGCGCCACCGCGTCACCGCCCGCCATCTCCTCACGCACACTTCCGGCCTGCCGCCCTTCAAGGAATACTGGCGCACCTCCAAAAGCAAGCGCGAAACCCTCGCCGCGATCTTCGCCGAGCCGCTCGAATCCGAGCCCGGCGCCAAAGAGGTCTATTCCGACCTGGGCATCATCCTCCTCGGAGAAATCATCGAGCGCCTCACCGGCCAGCCCCTCGACGCACTGGCCCAGCAGCAGCTTTTCGTGCCCCTCGGCATGCACGACACGCAATACAATCCCCCGAAAAAACTCTGGCCGCTCATCGCCCCCACCGAATTCGACAAGATCCTGCGCAAGCGTCTCGTCCAGGGCCAGGTCCACGACGAAAATGCCTTCGTCATGGGCGGCGTCGCCGGACACGCCGGCCTCTTCAGCACCGCCCCGGATCTCGCCGTCTTCTGCCAGATGCTCCTCAACGGCGGCATCTACGCCCACCACCGCCTGCTCCGCCGCTCGACCGTCGTACAGTTCACCGCCCCGGAAAAGCTCGCCAACGGCGCGCGCACCCTCGGCTGGGCCGTGCCCACCGAAAACTCCTCCAGCGGACACTTCTTCTCGCCGCACAGCTTCGGCCACACCGGCTTCACCGGCACCTCCATCTGGATCGACCCCGATCGCCAGCTCTTCGTCATCCTGCTCACCAACCGCGTCCACCCCACCCGCGAAAACCACAAGATCGCCGACGTCCGCCCCGCCGTCCACGACGCCGTCCTCCAGGGTCTGGGCCTCGCCCCCGCGGCCGCCTCCCCCGCCTCCGCCCCCCGCTGA
- a CDS encoding DUF1343 domain-containing protein, translating to MGLRREGWFRGARVLLVIAACLLGNWPAAAAKRGAAKHAAGKRGRGVRTQTGLDVLEAEKFAALRGKRVGLITNHTGVDAQGRSAIELLAHAPGVHLVALFSPEHGIAGRADDKVAGSKDPATGLPVYSLYGETRRPTEEMLQGIDALVFDIQDAGVRFYTYTTTMAYCMEEAAKQGIAFYVLDRPNPLGGEIVEGPVLDPDKTSFTGYFPLPVRYGLTIGELAQLFNAENKIGCELHVIAMRNWRRGAYYDNTGVRWIPPSPALRTLKGAVLYPGLEILQNANLSVGRGTEMPFEKFGAPWLDGERVAAELNARRLPGLKFKAAPFLPGAGPYRGQRCGGVAVRVTDRNVARPLRMGMEIATVLKKLYPQQFDAGKMLLLLGNTATVEMLEQGAAPEEVVRSWAADLAAYETLRRKYFLYK from the coding sequence ATGGGGCTGAGGAGAGAAGGTTGGTTTCGTGGGGCGCGGGTGCTGCTGGTGATTGCGGCGTGCCTGCTGGGGAATTGGCCCGCGGCCGCGGCGAAGCGCGGGGCAGCAAAACACGCCGCAGGCAAGCGCGGGCGCGGAGTGCGCACGCAAACGGGGCTGGACGTGCTAGAGGCGGAGAAGTTTGCGGCGCTGCGCGGGAAGCGCGTGGGGCTGATCACCAACCACACGGGGGTGGACGCGCAAGGCCGCTCGGCGATCGAGCTGCTGGCGCACGCGCCCGGCGTGCACCTGGTGGCGCTGTTCAGCCCGGAGCACGGCATTGCGGGACGCGCCGATGACAAAGTGGCGGGTTCGAAAGATCCCGCGACCGGACTGCCGGTCTACAGCCTCTATGGCGAGACGCGGCGCCCGACCGAGGAGATGCTGCAGGGCATTGACGCGCTGGTCTTCGACATCCAGGACGCGGGCGTGCGGTTCTATACCTACACGACGACGATGGCCTATTGCATGGAGGAAGCCGCGAAGCAGGGGATCGCGTTTTACGTGCTGGACCGGCCCAATCCGCTGGGCGGGGAGATTGTGGAGGGGCCGGTTCTGGACCCGGATAAGACCAGCTTCACGGGCTATTTTCCGCTGCCGGTGCGTTACGGGCTGACGATCGGCGAACTGGCGCAGCTCTTCAACGCGGAGAACAAGATCGGGTGCGAGCTGCACGTGATTGCCATGCGCAACTGGCGGCGCGGCGCGTACTACGACAATACCGGCGTACGCTGGATTCCGCCTTCGCCGGCCCTGCGCACGCTGAAGGGTGCGGTGCTCTATCCCGGGCTGGAGATTCTGCAGAACGCGAATCTGTCGGTGGGGCGGGGCACGGAGATGCCGTTCGAGAAGTTCGGCGCGCCGTGGCTGGACGGCGAGCGCGTGGCCGCGGAATTGAACGCGCGGCGGTTGCCGGGGCTGAAGTTCAAGGCGGCGCCGTTCCTGCCGGGGGCGGGGCCGTACAGGGGGCAACGCTGCGGCGGCGTGGCCGTGCGGGTGACCGACCGCAACGTGGCGCGGCCGCTGCGCATGGGCATGGAGATCGCGACGGTGCTGAAGAAGCTATACCCGCAGCAGTTCGATGCGGGGAAGATGCTGCTGCTGTTGGGCAACACCGCGACGGTAGAGATGCTGGAGCAGGGCGCGGCGCCGGAAGAAGTGGTGCGCAGCTGGGCGGCGGATCTCGCCGCGTATGAAACGCTGCGGCGGAAGTATTTCCTCTACAAATAG